The following coding sequences lie in one Methylotenera versatilis 301 genomic window:
- a CDS encoding ABC transporter permease — MNLSVGLAWTQTISLWRSGALRVLVFSLVLAVTTISAIGFFTQRVETALNQQGGLLLGGDLAVIADHAIPDALLNRAAEQGLATAKTYEFSSMVVFGETSQLAEIKAVEQAFPLRGDLTLGKYSSDIGKVVKNAPKSGAVWVEPRLANLLNIKVGDVVEVGERKLHVGAILVREPSRGGDMFGFAPRLMMNAADLPSTKLIQYGSRVKYQLLLAASPQKINQYYAQTKPILNHGEKIQDVRNARPEIKSALDKAQQFLGLSAMVSVILAMVAMLLSSLPYIKQSLDTFALMRCFGASKSTVLQVLAIQTILIAFFSALLGVLLGFIAQFGLAKLAGSLFLETLPPASSAPVFIGLAASIAMMFAVVLPHAWQMRNLTAMSILRRETLAQPISAQAKFLPAALVMCAMIFWKAGDVKLAGSTILALVLLCVAIVGFSYVLVSLANRLFMLSPKGQVLNDIKLGVLGLKRRFGLSTVQMIGFSMGLMVLMLLALIRGDLIRNWQASLPIDAPNRFIINIQPSQIDGIKQFFEKQKIKGGSIFPMVRGRLIGKNGNDISATEWQDERAKHLAEREFNLSWAAQMQSDNQLLSGRWWTPKEYGKPYLSIEQDLAKTLGIRLGDKLLFDVAGDPLTLTVTSLRKVDWDTMRANFFAVTPPGVLDNYSANYISSFHLPIGADAAMNQLIRNYPNLTVIDVAALMQQVRGIMQKMSSTIEYVFAFSLLAGLAVLYAALIATREERIAEATIMRVFGASRRQVSIAYVAEFACIGLVSALIATIAANLLAYYISAQILNIPFQFNATLAFGITLIAAFIIPLAAWLGLRGFLNVPARQLLNSI; from the coding sequence ATGAATTTAAGTGTTGGCTTAGCTTGGACGCAAACTATCAGTTTGTGGCGCTCTGGTGCGTTACGTGTACTGGTTTTTTCATTGGTGTTAGCGGTAACCACCATTTCCGCGATTGGGTTTTTTACGCAACGTGTAGAAACCGCATTAAATCAGCAAGGCGGCTTATTGCTTGGCGGCGACCTTGCTGTTATTGCTGACCACGCTATTCCTGATGCTTTGCTTAATCGCGCAGCAGAACAAGGCTTAGCGACGGCTAAAACTTATGAGTTTTCTAGCATGGTAGTGTTTGGTGAAACTAGCCAGTTAGCTGAAATCAAGGCTGTTGAGCAGGCTTTTCCACTAAGAGGCGACTTAACTCTAGGTAAATATAGCTCTGATATAGGTAAAGTAGTTAAAAATGCTCCTAAATCTGGCGCGGTTTGGGTGGAGCCAAGGCTTGCAAACTTACTGAATATTAAAGTGGGTGATGTGGTTGAAGTGGGTGAGCGTAAATTGCACGTTGGTGCAATATTAGTACGCGAGCCATCACGTGGCGGTGATATGTTTGGTTTTGCTCCGCGCCTGATGATGAATGCCGCAGATTTGCCTTCTACTAAGTTAATTCAATATGGCAGTCGCGTAAAATATCAGTTGTTACTCGCCGCTAGCCCGCAAAAAATCAACCAATATTATGCACAAACTAAGCCAATATTAAACCATGGCGAGAAGATACAAGATGTGCGAAATGCTCGCCCGGAAATTAAATCAGCCTTAGATAAAGCACAGCAGTTTTTAGGTTTATCTGCCATGGTCAGCGTGATTTTGGCGATGGTCGCCATGCTGCTTTCCAGCTTGCCTTATATCAAGCAGAGCTTAGATACTTTTGCCTTGATGCGTTGCTTTGGCGCTTCAAAAAGTACGGTGTTGCAAGTATTAGCCATACAAACTATTTTGATCGCATTTTTTAGTGCCTTACTTGGCGTTTTACTAGGATTCATTGCGCAGTTTGGCTTGGCTAAATTAGCGGGTAGCTTGTTTTTAGAGACACTGCCACCGGCTTCTAGCGCACCAGTGTTTATCGGCTTGGCAGCTAGTATTGCCATGATGTTTGCAGTGGTGCTGCCGCATGCTTGGCAAATGCGAAACCTTACTGCAATGAGTATTTTGCGCCGCGAAACCCTAGCTCAGCCAATTTCCGCGCAAGCCAAGTTTCTACCTGCCGCGTTAGTGATGTGTGCGATGATTTTTTGGAAAGCGGGCGACGTTAAATTGGCTGGTTCAACCATATTGGCTTTAGTGTTGTTGTGTGTGGCGATTGTTGGTTTTTCTTATGTATTGGTCTCTTTGGCAAATCGTTTATTCATGTTGTCACCAAAAGGTCAAGTATTGAACGATATTAAACTTGGCGTGCTGGGGCTTAAACGACGCTTTGGTTTATCTACCGTGCAAATGATAGGTTTTAGTATGGGTTTGATGGTGCTGATGTTGCTTGCCTTGATACGTGGTGATTTGATCCGCAACTGGCAAGCTTCATTGCCGATTGATGCACCTAATCGCTTTATTATTAATATTCAGCCCAGTCAAATTGATGGTATTAAGCAGTTTTTCGAGAAGCAGAAAATCAAAGGCGGAAGCATTTTTCCTATGGTGCGCGGTCGTTTGATTGGCAAAAACGGTAATGACATCAGTGCTACAGAATGGCAAGATGAGCGCGCCAAACATCTTGCCGAGCGTGAGTTTAATTTGTCTTGGGCTGCACAGATGCAAAGTGACAATCAATTGCTGTCTGGACGCTGGTGGACGCCAAAAGAATATGGCAAGCCTTACTTATCGATAGAGCAAGACTTAGCAAAAACATTAGGTATTCGGTTGGGCGATAAATTGTTGTTTGATGTTGCAGGTGACCCACTCACGCTTACTGTCACTAGTCTTAGAAAAGTAGATTGGGACACGATGCGCGCGAACTTTTTTGCGGTGACGCCGCCTGGTGTATTGGATAACTACTCTGCAAATTACATTAGCAGTTTTCACCTGCCAATCGGTGCAGATGCTGCGATGAATCAGCTGATACGCAACTACCCAAACCTGACAGTGATTGATGTTGCGGCGCTCATGCAACAAGTACGTGGCATCATGCAAAAAATGAGCAGCACCATAGAGTATGTGTTCGCCTTTAGTTTGCTTGCTGGCTTAGCCGTGCTTTACGCTGCTTTAATCGCTACACGCGAAGAACGTATCGCAGAAGCCACGATTATGCGAGTATTTGGCGCATCTCGCCGTCAAGTGAGCATTGCCTATGTAGCTGAGTTTGCCTGTATTGGCTTGGTATCCGCGTTGATCGCAACTATTGCGGCTAATCTTTTGGCGTATTACATCAGTGCTCAGATATTAAATATTCCGTTTCAGTTTAATGCAACGCTTGCATTTGGCATCACGCTTATTGCTGCATTTATTATTCCTCTGGCTGCTTGGCTAGGTTTGCGCGGATTTTTGAATGTTCCTGCAAGGCAGTTACTTAACAGTATTTAA
- a CDS encoding ABC transporter ATP-binding protein, with the protein MQQSPAMQTKISQTNIIQAQNLTYEFISHDNHIQVLRDLNLSILQGEQIAIIGSSGSGKSTLLSLLAGLDIPSSGSVQIQNNAFSSLDEDGRATVRAKSMGFIFQSFQLLPSLNALENVMLPLQLKSHPNAKELSLEALSKVGLSARVQHYPKQLSGGEQQRVAIARAFATQPAILFADEPTGNLDKATGQIIIELLFKMNTEAGTTLVLVTHDAHLANRCQRQLKLENGVLTEQTDLVAA; encoded by the coding sequence ATGCAACAATCTCCTGCCATGCAAACAAAAATAAGCCAAACGAACATCATCCAAGCACAAAACTTAACTTACGAATTTATCAGTCATGATAACCATATTCAGGTTTTACGGGATTTAAATTTATCTATTTTACAAGGCGAACAAATCGCCATTATCGGTAGTTCAGGCTCGGGAAAATCTACGCTCTTGAGCTTGCTTGCAGGGTTGGACATACCAAGTAGCGGTAGCGTTCAAATTCAAAACAATGCATTTAGCAGCTTAGATGAAGATGGCAGGGCGACCGTACGCGCTAAAAGTATGGGATTTATATTCCAGTCATTTCAGTTGCTACCTTCACTGAATGCTTTAGAAAACGTCATGTTGCCCTTGCAATTGAAAAGTCACCCTAACGCAAAAGAACTGAGCCTAGAAGCGTTGAGTAAAGTAGGTTTAAGTGCACGTGTGCAACATTACCCGAAGCAGCTTTCAGGTGGCGAGCAGCAGCGCGTAGCGATTGCTCGTGCATTCGCTACTCAGCCTGCTATTTTGTTTGCAGATGAACCTACAGGTAATCTAGATAAAGCTACGGGGCAGATCATCATTGAGTTGTTGTTCAAAATGAATACGGAAGCAGGCACCACTTTGGTTTTAGTGACACATGATGCGCATTTGGCAAACCGATGCCAGCGCCAGCTGAAACTTGAGAATGGTGTGTTGACTGAGCAAACAGATTTGGTTGCAGCATGA
- a CDS encoding arylesterase yields MFFHLLFILKQLNSKLKYSKLLQSKLWLQKLLCISLLGFSFVACISHANAANPKILVYGDSLSAAYGVAKSQGWVAFLQKKLADQHYQYDVINASISGETTSGGLTRLATTLAKTKPNIIILELGANDGLRGLPVKEMSANLNTMITQSKKANAKILLIGMKIPPNYGPKYTDSFSNTYPQLSQQHQVSLVPFMLENIAAKPKLIQDDGLHPNVLGQPMMLDNIWPKLQPLLKR; encoded by the coding sequence ATGTTTTTCCACTTATTATTCATTCTTAAACAGTTAAATTCTAAACTTAAATACTCAAAACTACTGCAATCTAAATTATGGTTACAAAAGTTACTTTGTATTAGTCTACTGGGTTTCAGTTTCGTTGCATGCATTTCACACGCAAATGCGGCGAATCCTAAAATATTGGTTTATGGCGATAGCCTCTCCGCCGCATACGGCGTTGCAAAATCGCAAGGCTGGGTAGCATTTTTACAAAAGAAGCTTGCAGATCAGCATTATCAATATGATGTCATTAATGCCAGTATTAGCGGTGAAACCACCAGCGGCGGCTTGACCAGACTAGCAACCACGCTAGCGAAAACAAAACCTAACATCATCATTTTAGAGCTGGGCGCTAACGATGGTTTACGCGGCTTACCTGTAAAAGAGATGTCAGCTAACCTCAATACTATGATTACACAAAGTAAAAAGGCCAATGCAAAAATACTGTTAATCGGCATGAAAATACCGCCAAACTATGGCCCTAAATACACCGACTCTTTCAGTAATACCTACCCACAATTAAGCCAACAACATCAAGTTTCATTAGTACCATTTATGCTAGAAAACATTGCCGCCAAACCAAAGTTAATTCAGGATGATGGACTTCACCCTAATGTATTAGGGCAACCGATGATGCTTGATAACATTTGGCCAAAGTTACAACCATTACTGAAAAGATGA
- a CDS encoding shikimate 5-dehydrogenase — MFDYINRDTKLCMSLSARPGNVGTRFHNYLYREMGLNYVYKAFSTESLKDAIAGIRGLNIRGCAISMPFKESVIELLDELMPSAATIGSVNTIVNDEGWLRAYNTDYAAVRSLLDNHNVSRDMSYVIQGSGGMAKAVAIAMRDAGFQKGTILARNEAAGRSLAELCGVEWQTDLRNLKPQILVNVTPIGMAGGIEANDLAFSQEAVEATQVVFDVVALPAETPLIKLARGLGKSVITGAEVMTLQAVEQFVLYTGQRPTQELIAKAAVYSRA, encoded by the coding sequence ATGTTTGATTATATTAACCGCGATACAAAACTATGTATGTCCCTCTCGGCTAGGCCAGGGAATGTCGGTACAAGGTTTCACAACTATCTCTATCGTGAGATGGGGCTTAATTATGTGTATAAGGCTTTTAGTACTGAAAGTCTGAAAGATGCTATTGCAGGCATTCGAGGACTTAATATTCGTGGCTGTGCTATATCTATGCCTTTCAAAGAGTCAGTCATCGAGCTGTTGGACGAGCTTATGCCATCTGCCGCGACCATTGGTTCAGTCAATACCATTGTCAATGATGAAGGTTGGCTCCGTGCCTACAATACAGACTATGCTGCTGTGCGAAGCCTGCTTGACAATCATAATGTATCAAGAGATATGAGTTATGTTATTCAGGGCAGTGGTGGAATGGCCAAAGCCGTTGCGATTGCGATGCGAGACGCTGGCTTTCAGAAAGGTACTATTCTTGCGCGTAATGAAGCTGCTGGACGTTCGCTCGCTGAGCTATGCGGTGTTGAATGGCAAACCGATTTGCGTAATTTAAAGCCACAGATTTTGGTAAATGTGACGCCAATCGGCATGGCTGGCGGCATTGAAGCCAATGACCTTGCCTTTAGTCAGGAAGCGGTAGAGGCTACACAAGTAGTGTTTGATGTAGTTGCCCTACCTGCGGAAACGCCACTGATAAAGCTAGCTCGCGGTTTAGGCAAGTCTGTCATTACTGGTGCTGAGGTGATGACCTTACAAGCGGTAGAGCAATTTGTGCTTTACACTGGGCAACGGCCGACTCAAGAATTAATTGCAAAAGCGGCCGTTTATTCTCGTGCCTAA
- the tilS gene encoding tRNA lysidine(34) synthetase TilS, which yields MANTKKSLKNSKKVTELVTHPLISQLNHFLSRYLKPNQHVLLALSGGLDSTVLLHLLAAAKQTIRFELHAMHVHHGLSPNADAWADFCMQQCQLLNVPIKVVRVQLDLNAKQGIEAAARQLRYEALFDFKVSGIAPDFVVTAHHQDDQAETLLLQLFRGAGVKGLASMGCIDESRRLMRPLLDISRQTLQEYAEQNNIQWCNDESNDNTQYERNFVRHDVMPVLATRYPSVKSVLARTASHLAEANDLLDTLAKIDADKLLQNNSLCLQDLTGFDLPRAKNLLRWWFSQNQLAMPTSEHLNEIIQQLFNAKADANINIQLQHLSLKRYQQRAYLCAERLAEPFDMTWNGEPYLNLPNGGQLHFKQVVGSGLALKHGMTKLRITNRDGGERFKPDVLRPTRTLKHLLQEASIPPWQREHLPLIYWHDTLALVPNIGIAHELQATENELGLDIIWQDI from the coding sequence ATGGCAAATACAAAGAAGTCGCTGAAAAATAGTAAGAAGGTTACAGAGCTTGTAACTCATCCTTTAATTTCACAACTCAATCACTTTTTAAGTCGCTACTTAAAGCCAAATCAGCATGTGCTGTTGGCGTTAAGTGGCGGTTTAGACTCCACGGTGTTGCTGCATCTGCTTGCTGCAGCCAAACAAACTATCCGGTTCGAATTACATGCCATGCATGTGCATCATGGCTTGAGTCCTAATGCCGATGCTTGGGCAGACTTCTGCATGCAGCAATGTCAGCTTTTGAATGTGCCGATTAAAGTCGTGCGTGTTCAGCTTGATTTGAATGCTAAGCAGGGCATAGAAGCCGCTGCAAGGCAATTGCGCTATGAGGCTTTGTTTGATTTTAAAGTGAGTGGAATTGCTCCAGATTTCGTTGTGACCGCACACCACCAAGATGACCAAGCCGAAACACTGCTTCTGCAATTGTTTAGGGGCGCAGGTGTGAAAGGCTTGGCTTCTATGGGGTGCATAGATGAATCTAGACGCTTAATGCGCCCTTTACTTGATATATCGCGCCAAACGCTACAAGAGTACGCAGAGCAAAACAATATTCAATGGTGCAATGACGAGAGTAACGACAATACACAATACGAGCGCAATTTTGTTCGGCACGATGTGATGCCAGTGTTAGCGACTCGTTATCCATCAGTCAAATCAGTGCTCGCGCGAACAGCCTCACACTTGGCTGAAGCGAATGATTTACTCGATACTTTAGCGAAAATTGACGCCGATAAGTTATTGCAAAACAACAGTTTATGCTTGCAAGATTTAACAGGCTTTGACCTTCCGCGAGCTAAAAACCTACTGCGTTGGTGGTTTTCACAGAACCAACTCGCAATGCCTACTTCTGAGCATTTGAATGAAATTATTCAGCAGTTGTTCAATGCTAAGGCAGATGCCAATATCAATATCCAGCTACAACACTTAAGCCTAAAACGCTATCAACAACGCGCTTACCTATGTGCAGAGCGCCTTGCCGAACCTTTTGATATGACTTGGAATGGTGAGCCATATTTAAATTTACCCAACGGCGGCCAGTTACATTTCAAGCAAGTGGTAGGCTCCGGTTTAGCGCTAAAGCATGGTATGACTAAGCTAAGAATCACCAACCGAGATGGCGGTGAGCGCTTTAAGCCAGACGTACTAAGACCTACTCGCACGCTCAAGCATCTACTGCAAGAAGCGAGTATTCCCCCGTGGCAACGTGAGCATTTACCACTAATTTATTGGCACGACACTTTAGCCTTAGTGCCGAATATTGGTATCGCACATGAGTTACAGGCCACTGAGAATGAGCTAGGCTTAGATATTATTTGGCAAGATATCTAA
- a CDS encoding acetyl-CoA carboxylase carboxyltransferase subunit alpha — translation MKISYLDFEQPIAELEARIEGLQSAHDDNDALDISKELIALEKKNKKLSEDIYGNLTAWQISQLARHPQRPYTLDYIKGIFTDFEELHGDRAYADDPAIVGGLARFEGQPVMVIGHQKGRDVKERQYRNFGMPRPEGYRKALRLFRLAEKFHIPIITLIDTPGAYPGIGAEERGQSEAIARNLYVMAELETPIIGVIIGEGGSGGALALGVVDQLLMLQYGTYSVISPEGCASILYKSADKASIAAESLAITAPRLKTLGLIDRIVPEPLGGSHRAPEVVMETLRLALKEELAKLKPKSIKTLLVSRYERLMGYGKYKEVAEK, via the coding sequence ATGAAAATAAGTTATTTAGATTTTGAACAACCTATCGCAGAACTTGAAGCCAGAATTGAAGGTTTACAGTCTGCGCATGATGACAATGACGCTTTAGATATTTCTAAAGAGCTTATTGCATTAGAAAAGAAAAATAAAAAACTATCTGAAGATATTTATGGCAATTTAACGGCTTGGCAAATTTCGCAGTTGGCGCGTCATCCGCAACGTCCTTACACTTTAGACTATATCAAGGGCATATTTACTGACTTTGAAGAACTGCATGGCGATAGAGCTTATGCTGATGACCCCGCGATTGTAGGTGGTTTGGCAAGGTTTGAAGGTCAGCCGGTGATGGTGATTGGCCATCAAAAAGGCCGTGACGTTAAAGAGCGCCAATACCGTAACTTCGGGATGCCACGCCCAGAAGGTTATCGTAAAGCTTTGCGTTTATTCCGCTTAGCCGAAAAATTCCATATTCCTATTATTACCTTGATTGATACGCCTGGCGCCTATCCTGGTATTGGTGCAGAAGAGCGTGGTCAATCAGAAGCGATTGCACGTAATCTTTATGTGATGGCTGAGCTTGAAACACCTATTATCGGCGTGATTATCGGTGAAGGCGGCTCTGGTGGTGCGTTGGCATTGGGTGTGGTTGACCAGTTGTTGATGTTGCAATACGGTACTTACTCTGTTATTTCACCTGAGGGTTGCGCTTCTATTCTGTATAAGAGTGCGGATAAAGCTTCAATCGCAGCAGAATCTCTTGCCATTACCGCGCCGCGTCTTAAAACATTAGGTTTGATAGACCGTATTGTGCCTGAGCCATTAGGTGGCTCACATCGTGCGCCAGAAGTAGTGATGGAAACTTTACGCCTTGCACTAAAAGAAGAGCTGGCCAAATTAAAGCCTAAATCAATTAAAACTTTACTGGTTAGCCGTTATGAGCGCTTAATGGGCTATGGCAAATACAAAGAAGTCGCTGAAAAATAG
- the dnaE gene encoding DNA polymerase III subunit alpha has translation MLQTSQSDIKQPIFVHLRCHSEYSIVDGIVRIDDYVKQALNDKMPALALTDLSNLFGAIKFYKTARGKGIKPILGCDIWLENTANRDQPTRLLLLCQSHAGYLLLCQLLSRAYLSNQYRGRAEFKREWFVECGTEGLIMLSGAIAGDVGQACTQDNLALATKLAQSWENLFPDRFYLEVQRTASVAESSTPESNALQHQQENYIQQVRSIAHSLNLPIVATHPIQFITPDDFRAHEARTCISEGYVLADTRRPKNFTTEQYFKPQADMATLFEDIPEALTNSVEIAKRCNLMLTLGKNYLPNFPTPNNESLNEYLIAEARRGLLQRLEVLYPNEEVRAAKKPAYDARLDFETKVINQMGFAGYFLIVADFIQWAKGNGVPVGPGRGSGAGSVVAYSLKITDLDPLEYNLLFERFLNPDRVSMPDFDIDFCQEGRDRVIDYVKQKYGLDAVSQIATFGTMAAKAVIRDVGRVLDLPFYFVDGISKLIPLELGITLSDALVKEPQLAERRENEEELKELLELALRLEGLVRNIGMHAGGVLISPGKISDFSPVYCQADGASLVSQYDKDDVEAVGLVKFDFLGLRTLTILELALANANKQRATEGLAPLSFETLPLNDKPTFQLLKTANTTAVFQLESKGMKDMLKQALPDCFEDIIALVALYRPGPMDLIPDFCRRKHGKQRVEYPHPLTEPILKETYGIAVYQEQVMQIAQVVAGYSLGGADLLRRAMGKKKVEEMDAQRKTFVEGATKNNMTERQAMELFDLLEKFAGYGFNKSHAAAYALVAYQTAYLKAHYPAAFLASTMSADMNNTDSVRIFYEDCAPNQVKILSPDVNQSEYKFTPISKNQVLYGLGAVKGTGQAAIEVILQARRKDGPFKDLFDFCNRLDLRKVNRRVVESLIRAGAFDKLSPSRNALLAGVAMAMAAAEQNSANSNQNSLFGEVADKAANILPMVPDWTEQQRLQEEKAALGFYFSGHPYWAFQKDLSQFISTTLANLAPKEQPQLLAGIVSGVRIRMTGRGKIAIVGLDDGTTRLEVVVGSELLNQQQALLKDDQLIIIEGTVRNDEFSGGVRVNARKIFDLPTLRNSKASFLKISCNGQADAIKLKALLKPYCKNASDEARGCAVKVEYHNKTSKVELMLGNDWRVDLHDELIAGLTAWLSRENVKILYN, from the coding sequence ATGTTGCAAACTAGTCAATCAGATATAAAACAGCCCATATTCGTCCACTTGCGTTGCCATAGTGAGTACTCTATTGTCGACGGCATAGTACGTATTGACGACTATGTGAAGCAGGCGTTGAACGATAAAATGCCAGCGTTGGCATTAACTGACTTAAGCAATTTATTTGGTGCAATCAAGTTTTACAAAACCGCTCGGGGCAAAGGTATTAAGCCTATTTTGGGTTGCGATATTTGGTTGGAAAATACCGCTAATCGTGATCAACCAACGCGTTTGCTATTGTTATGTCAATCACATGCCGGTTACTTGCTGTTATGTCAGCTACTTAGTCGCGCCTATTTGAGTAATCAATATCGAGGGCGAGCAGAGTTTAAGCGTGAATGGTTTGTTGAATGCGGTACAGAAGGGCTTATCATGCTCTCTGGCGCAATTGCTGGTGATGTTGGTCAAGCGTGTACGCAAGATAATCTAGCGCTAGCAACTAAGCTTGCTCAATCTTGGGAAAATCTATTTCCAGACCGATTTTATTTAGAAGTACAACGCACCGCCAGTGTTGCTGAAAGTAGCACACCAGAGAGTAATGCCTTGCAACATCAGCAAGAAAATTACATTCAGCAAGTGCGTTCAATCGCGCACAGTCTTAATTTGCCCATCGTGGCAACACACCCCATACAATTTATTACGCCCGATGATTTTAGAGCCCACGAAGCACGTACCTGCATTTCTGAAGGCTATGTGTTAGCGGATACTCGCCGCCCCAAAAACTTTACTACTGAGCAGTACTTCAAGCCTCAAGCAGATATGGCTACGCTGTTTGAAGACATTCCCGAAGCGCTGACCAATAGCGTTGAAATTGCTAAGCGCTGTAATTTGATGCTGACTTTAGGTAAAAACTATTTACCTAACTTCCCAACGCCTAATAATGAAAGCCTGAATGAGTATTTAATCGCAGAAGCGCGTAGGGGCTTGCTTCAACGCCTAGAAGTGCTTTATCCAAATGAAGAAGTACGTGCCGCAAAAAAACCTGCATATGATGCACGTTTAGACTTTGAAACCAAAGTGATTAACCAGATGGGATTCGCGGGTTACTTCTTGATTGTGGCTGACTTTATTCAGTGGGCTAAAGGTAATGGCGTACCAGTTGGTCCTGGGCGTGGTTCTGGTGCCGGTTCTGTTGTTGCTTATAGTTTAAAAATTACTGATTTAGATCCGCTGGAATACAATTTATTGTTTGAGCGCTTTCTAAATCCAGATCGCGTTTCAATGCCCGACTTCGATATCGACTTCTGCCAAGAAGGGCGTGATCGTGTCATTGATTACGTGAAGCAAAAATACGGCTTAGACGCGGTTTCACAAATCGCCACCTTCGGTACCATGGCGGCAAAGGCCGTGATTCGTGATGTGGGTCGAGTGCTAGATTTACCGTTCTATTTTGTTGATGGCATCAGCAAACTCATTCCGCTTGAGTTAGGCATTACTTTATCTGACGCTTTGGTAAAAGAGCCGCAGTTAGCTGAACGTCGTGAAAATGAAGAGGAGCTGAAAGAGCTACTAGAGCTAGCATTGCGACTTGAAGGCTTGGTGCGTAACATCGGTATGCACGCGGGTGGGGTATTGATTTCACCAGGTAAGATTTCTGATTTCTCGCCTGTTTATTGTCAGGCAGATGGCGCAAGTTTAGTCAGTCAATACGATAAAGATGATGTTGAAGCCGTAGGGTTAGTTAAGTTCGACTTTTTGGGTTTACGTACGTTGACGATATTGGAGTTGGCTTTGGCCAACGCGAATAAACAGCGTGCGACAGAGGGTTTAGCACCTTTATCATTCGAAACATTGCCGCTTAATGATAAGCCAACGTTCCAGTTGTTGAAAACCGCCAATACCACCGCAGTGTTCCAGCTAGAGTCCAAGGGTATGAAGGACATGCTTAAACAAGCATTGCCCGATTGCTTTGAGGATATTATCGCGCTGGTAGCGCTGTATCGACCTGGTCCTATGGATTTGATTCCAGATTTCTGTCGACGCAAACATGGCAAGCAGCGCGTAGAATACCCACACCCACTCACAGAGCCTATCTTAAAAGAGACTTACGGTATTGCCGTGTATCAAGAGCAGGTGATGCAGATTGCCCAAGTCGTCGCGGGCTATAGTCTTGGCGGTGCCGATTTGCTTCGTCGTGCGATGGGTAAGAAAAAAGTTGAGGAAATGGATGCGCAGCGTAAGACCTTTGTGGAGGGTGCTACCAAAAACAACATGACCGAGCGGCAAGCGATGGAATTGTTTGACTTGCTAGAGAAGTTTGCGGGTTATGGTTTTAATAAATCTCACGCCGCCGCCTATGCATTGGTCGCTTATCAAACCGCGTATTTGAAGGCGCATTATCCTGCGGCATTTCTGGCCTCTACGATGTCTGCTGATATGAATAATACCGACAGTGTGCGTATTTTCTATGAAGATTGTGCGCCTAATCAGGTGAAAATTTTGTCGCCAGATGTGAATCAAAGTGAGTATAAATTTACGCCGATTAGCAAAAACCAAGTGTTATACGGTTTAGGTGCCGTCAAAGGTACAGGGCAAGCTGCGATTGAAGTGATTTTGCAAGCACGTCGCAAAGATGGCCCATTTAAAGACCTGTTCGACTTTTGTAATCGTCTCGATTTACGCAAAGTGAATCGCCGCGTGGTGGAGTCGTTAATTCGCGCAGGTGCGTTTGATAAACTATCACCAAGCCGTAATGCGCTGTTAGCAGGCGTTGCCATGGCTATGGCTGCTGCTGAACAAAACAGCGCCAATAGTAACCAAAACAGTTTGTTTGGTGAAGTGGCAGATAAAGCTGCCAATATATTACCTATGGTGCCAGATTGGACTGAGCAACAGCGCCTGCAAGAGGAGAAGGCTGCGCTTGGCTTCTATTTTAGTGGACATCCTTATTGGGCTTTTCAAAAAGATTTAAGTCAGTTTATTTCGACTACGTTGGCAAATTTAGCCCCCAAAGAGCAACCGCAACTATTGGCAGGTATTGTTTCAGGCGTGCGTATTCGCATGACTGGACGTGGCAAAATTGCCATCGTAGGTTTAGATGACGGCACTACGCGATTAGAAGTCGTGGTGGGTAGTGAGTTACTCAATCAGCAACAAGCCTTGTTGAAAGATGATCAACTTATCATCATAGAAGGTACTGTAAGAAATGATGAGTTTTCTGGAGGCGTAAGAGTCAACGCTAGAAAGATTTTTGATTTACCTACCTTGAGAAATAGCAAAGCCAGCTTTTTGAAAATATCCTGTAATGGTCAGGCTGATGCTATCAAGCTAAAGGCTTTACTAAAGCCGTATTGTAAAAATGCCTCTGATGAAGCGCGCGGTTGTGCGGTTAAAGTTGAGTATCACAATAAAACCAGTAAAGTGGAGTTAATGTTAGGTAATGACTGGCGTGTGGATTTGCATGATGAGCTGATTGCAGGTTTAACTGCGTGGTTGAGTCGAGAAAACGTAAAAATCCTATATAATTAG